The Mauremys reevesii isolate NIE-2019 linkage group 22, ASM1616193v1, whole genome shotgun sequence genomic interval gcaggggggctgggagcccggacgcctgggttctatctgggctctgggatgggagtgggggctggtgggtcagagcaggggggctgggagcccggacgcctgggttctatctggGCTCGGGGCGGGCTGCGGGGcaggtgggtcagagcaggggggctgggagcccggacgccagGGTTCtatctgggctctgggagggaagaggggcaggtgggtcagagcaggggggctgggagcccggacgccggggttctatctgggctccgggaggggagtgggggctggtgggtcagagcaggggggctgggagcccggacgcctgggttctatctgggctctgggaggggagtgggggcaggtgggtcagagtaggggggcaggggggttttctccctggctctgctgttAGCTCAAATGTGACCATGCCCAAGTTCCTGACCCTCTCTGCCACTGGGCAtcagctgcctcctgccccaggcaTAGCAGCTCCCCGCGCGCTTGGATGGGAATCCTGGCTCGCCAACCCCACGGGCCGGGGCCCAGGTGTtctgggctgtgtggggagctgggcacccagagccgggggtggggggtcagaggCTGGTGGGAGGGCACAGCCTGGAGCCCTGTCTCCTGCAGTCAGACTGACCGGAGTGGGCGAAGCAGTGAGATGAGCCTCCCCGTGCCAAGCGCCGGGGCAAAGCCACCGCCCCCCGGCTCTCCTTGCTGGGGCCCTGTGGCCTCggcccagcacagggcccctGGCTCACTCCCCCCCAGACGCTGCGTGACCCTGGGCAGACCCTCGCATTGCTCTGGGCTTCAGGCCCTCTCTGCCATGGGGAGAACCACCCACTGGCTACGCAGACCaggagctctggggggcagggggtgtctcaCACTTGGGGTCTGGGGGCgtccggcccgacggggccctgatctcagccaaggtctgggcggcgcccggcccgacggggccctgatctcggccggggtctgggggcgcccggcccgacggggccctgatctcgtcCGGGGTCTGggggcgcccggcccgacggggccctgatctcagccagggtctgggcggcgcccggcccgacggggccccgatctcgtctggggtctgggcggcgcccggcgcgacgggccctgatctcggcgggtctgggcggcgcccggcgcgacgggccctgatctcggctgatCTCGGCCGGGTCTGGGCGCCTGCCCGGTCTCTGCCAGTCTCAGGGCAGCACCCGGCGAGACCCTAACACTCCAGGTGCCGTACAGCAGGGGTCCGTatcattatttttgttttacaaatggggaaacagaCGTACAAAGTGGGGGCAGGGATTCGCCCAGTCCTGCGGGGCGTCTGTCACAGCGATagggacggaacccaggagtcctggctcctggagctgccccagTGTTGCACTAGCCCCGGTTACATAACCCTGCGCAGGCTCCGCTCCAGCTGACTCACAGGCTGTTCTATAAACAAGCGGGAAGGTCCCTGGGGGGGGTCCCTttcctggggctgggccaggtgcCACCACCTCCCCTTCACCAGGGGGTGTCCAGCAAgccccaccagcagcaccagGCCCTGTGacagaggaggtgggggggcccTGGGGACAGGTGCTGCCCCCACGGGCCAAAGCGGGTGTTCGGGGGGTAGGGAGGAGGGCGCAGGGCCGAGGGTTCAAGGGCCGAGCACAGGGCAAGGTCACTGGACTTTAAATCGGGCACATAAGTGTAATGAGTGTCTGTGCACAGGGCACGTGTCCCCGTTCCTGTGCACGGGGCGTGTGTCTCCGTGTGCGCACACAGGGCGTGTGTGTGTCCCCGTTCCTGTGCACGGGGCGTCTCCCCCTGTGTGTGCGCACAGGGTATGTGTGTCCCCTTGTTTGTGTGCACGAGCGTGTGTCTCCGTgtgcacacagggtgtgtgtgtcccccAGTTCCTGTGCACGGGGCGTGTGTCTCTGTGTGCGTACAGGGTATGTGTGTCCCCCAGTTCCTGTGCACAGGGCGTGTCTCCCCCTGTGTCTGTGCACAGGGCATGTCTCCCCCTGTGTCTGTGCACAGGGCATGTGTGTCCCCCTGTTCCTGTGCACAGGGCATGTGTCTCCGTGTGCgcacagcatgtgtgtgtgtgtccctgttcctgtgcATGGGGCGTGTCTCCCTGTGTgcgcacacagggtgtgtgtgtcccccAGTTCCTGTGCACGGGGCGTCTCCCTGTGTGCgcgcacagggtgtgtgtgtccccctgTTCCTGTGCACGGGGCGTGTGTCTCCCTGTGTGCGCACAGGGCATGTGTGTCCCCTTGTTCCTGTGCACGGGCGTGTGTCTCCGTGTGTGCACACAGGGCATGtgtgtgtccctgttcctgtgcACAGGGCATGTGTCTCCCCGTGTGCGCGCACAGGGTATGTGTGTCCCCCGTTCCTGTGCACGGGACGTCTGTTCCTGTGTCATACCCAGGGCATGTGTAGGTCCGTTCCTGTGCACGGAGTGTGCGTGTGTCAGTGTCCGTGCGTGGGGCCTATCTGTGTCCATGTCAGTGCACGGGGCGCATGTGTGTCCCTGTGTCCAGGGCATGTGTGTGTCCGTGCCCGGGGTGTGTATGTGTCCGTTTCTgtgcacggggtgtgtgtgtgcccctgTTTCTGTGCACGGGGTATGTGTGTGCCCCTGTTTCTGTGCACGGGGCGTGCGTGTGTCCCACTCTGACATCCCCGCTCCGTTTCCCTGCACTCTGACCAATCCCAGGCTGCGGGCAGGCGGGATTAGCCACGAGGCCAGGGGTCAGTCACGTGCCGCTGGCACAGCCGCTGGGGAGCCCCGGGCGCATGTGTGGGGCTGTGTACCAcgctcccagcacccccccataCCCAGCCAGGCAGTGCCCCCTCCCAGCAGTCCACGCTGCAGCATGCCAGGGTGACCTGGGGGCCaggagcactggggaggggggccaGCTGGGCTGGCTCCACCCACAGGCTGCTGGGGGGAACCTCCTGCCTGCCCTTCCGGCAGAggggcccccgccccgagccccgCCCGCTGGTGCTCTCCCAGGTGCAGGCAAGACTGTTCGGCAGCCCAGGGGGCCTgaggctgctctgggcagccagcccccagcccaggagTTTGCACAGGACCGAGGAccccagagggctgagtggggctcagGCCGTGGGGGGCCTCGggaggcccctcccctgctcagccactcaccccaccccccccccggctttcCGCCACAGATCCCCCAGGGCCCGGCTCCTCTCCCCGCACGGCCCGGACCTGGCTGTGGGGCCAGTAATGGCCGGGGCCCACCCAGGCGTGCCAGGGAGCCGGGCCTGCCCCACGCCGGCTGCCGAGCGAGAGGCCTGCAGCCCAGCCAAGCCCTCCGCTGCCAGGAGAGGGGGCGAGTTCGGAACCCAGCACCACTGATGTCGCGCGGGGGGCCggccccccagacacacacacgcaggcAGGTGGAGTGTGGGGAACGCGGGTGTATTTGCCTTGGAAGCCGCACCTGGGCCCCACCCCTGGCACAGCGCCCCCTTATTTCTGCCAATAGGCTTTGGCttgctgtggggtgggaggagccaCCAGGCTTAGGCCCCGCCCACCAGCTGGGACCTTTTCCCACCTGCAGTAGGATTTCCCCtcctgggcccagctgccccgGGCCAGCGAGCCGGAGCTGGCACCTGAGGGGCCCAGCGAGGGGGCGGAGGTAGCCCCCGGGAGGAGGGACGCCAGCGAATCCATTGCTCTGTGACCAGAGCGTGATCCTGCCTTGGGCAGGGTGCCCGGCCCGCCCCAGCAGGGCACGGCTGCAGAGGGCCCCTGGCTTGCTGCAGGTCCCGGGGTGGCCGAGTCCGAGGCACTGGCAGGCCGGCCGAGCTGCGCAGAGCCTGAGTCGGGCAGCGGGCGTAAGGCCTCTGTGGTGAGTCAGTCACGGCCAGGCCGGAGTCCCCGGCCCCTCCGCGGATGCTAAAACGAGGTCTCGTTGAGCTGGGCTTTGGGCGCTGCCAGCGGGACGATAGGCAGGGCCTCGCTGGCTgccgagggggaggaggaggagccggaccccggcagggcggggggcagggtcctgacagagggggtggggctggctccgGGGGGCCTGCGGGCTGGCATGCCGGGGGCACGTAGCAGGAccctgcccttggctccaggctccCCGGCTGGGCCAGGCCGCCTGCCCTCGAGCCCGGAGGAGCGGGCCAGCTCGTGGCAGCGCTCGACGAAGCTGCCCCCCCCACGCAGCCCGTGGGGAGCCCGGGGGTCGCCGTCCGGTCCCTCTGCTGGCCGCCGGGGGCAGGGCTCCGGCGCAGGGCCCTCGCCGCGGTTCAGGGAGCTCTGGCTGGCCGTCAGCACCGGGAAGGGGCCCTCACGGGGTCTGGGCAGCAGCAGGCTTGCGCGGGCAGAGCTcagcaggagcccagggctggcagccccCTTGGCGGGTCTGTCTCGGGCACCGTCGCTCCCCTGGGACTGGAGGCTGTCGGGAGAGGAGAGGGGCCGGGTGTCAGGCAGCCAAGCGGGCAGAGCTCACGCAGAACCAAGCGGGCTGACTTGAGTGCCCGGCTGGGAGGCACCAACGCGTGGGGTCTGGTATGACCAGGCCCGCAGCCCTGGGCACCCGCCCCCGTACCTGGTGCTGGAGGCCTGGGGCGTGCCGGGGTGAGCGAAGGAGCAGGCGGGGCTCATGTCCGGAGTGCGCGTCAGGGCCAGGTCGcactgctccagctgctgcagcagctcctcctccgaCAGGCCCCCCACCTCTGAAAGAGGGGGCAGAGCACGGGTCAGGCCGGCCACGCGCCTGGGGGGACAGAGTGTCCCAGAAGGGAGCGCTGGGGGTAGCACCCCACACTGCCAGGACAGGGgccatgggggatgggaggggtcgGTCCCTGGGTTCCCATGGTGATGGGAGGGGGGCAGTCCCTGGTTCCCATGGTGAGAGGAGGGATCAGCAGGGTCAGGCGCTGGGTGCCACGGTGATGGGAGAGGGGGGTCACTGGGTTcccatgggggatgggagggggtcgGTCCCTGGGTCCCATGGTGACGGGAGGGGTCGGTCCCTGGGTTCCCATGGTGACGGGAGGGATCAGCAGGGTCGGTCCCTGGGTTCCCCTGGTGATGGGAGGGGGTCGGTCCCTGGTTCCCATGGGGAATGGTGGCGGTCGGTCCCTGGGTTCCCATGGTGACGGGAGGGGTCGGTCCCTGGGTTCCCATGGTGACGGGAGGGGTCAGTGGGGTCAGGCACTGGGTCCCCCGGCGATGGGGTACCTGGCGGCTTGCCCAGCATCTCCATGGCGGTGGTGAGGTCCCACATCTGGAGGCTGCCGTTGGCGTGGCCCGTGAAGAGGTAGCGGCGCGGCCGGGAGCCGATGCGGCTGGAGCCTTCGCACTCGTGCACCGTGAAGGAGGTGATGGCCGTGCTGTCCACGGAGCGCACCTCGCAgatcctggggcagggggcagagcgggAGCTGGggaccaggacacctgggttccaccCCCCGGCTCAGCCACAGGCCTCCAGTGCCCGTCTCCCCCTTTGTACAGCCGGGAGAACAGCAAGGCCCCGTCGCCCCCCTCCCTCGGGGCCCCTGCACCACGGAGCCTCCCCCGCCAGATGCCGCGCCAGCAAAGGGGGGCACCCGCGAGTCACGtgaccccaccccaccactgGCCGGGCCGTGTGGCCCGTGACCCAGGCTTGGGGGCCCCCAGGCACCTCTTGCCGGTGGAGGAGAGACGCACGAAGACCTGGCTGGCATCCGGAACCACCTTCTGGATGAAAACCTGCTGGTCGTCCCGCTCCCCGAAGGGCCCTGCCGAGAGCCGCCAGTCAGTGTCCCTGGCCTccgctctgggggcagggacacgcccgcccctctgccccccagcgccACCACCCTGTTCCTGAGCACCGTCAccacgccccctgcccccagcgccatcgcctgcccccagcaccatcgccctgtcctgcccccagcagcgccaCCACCCCATTCCCGAGCACCGTCaccacgcccctgcccccagcaccatcgcctgccccccagcaccatcGCCCTGTTCCCGAGCACTGTCACCGTCACAGCGCCACCACCCCATTCCCAAGCACCGTCAccacgccccctgccccccagcgccatcgcctgcccccagcaccatcGCCCTGTTCCCGAGCACTGTCTCCGTCACAGCGCCACCACCCCATTCCCGAGCACCGTCACcacgccccctgcccccaacgCCATCGCCTACCCCCCAGCGCCACCACCCTGTTCCCGAGCACCGTCAccacgccccctgccccccagcaccatcGCCTGCCCCCCAGCGCCACCACCCCATTCCCGAGCACCGTCAccacgccccctgcccccagcaccatcGCCTGCCCCGAGCACTGTCACCGTCACAGCGCCACCACCCCATTCCCGAGCACCGTCACCACGCCCCCTGCCCCGATCGccatctcctgccccccagcgccaCCACCCCATTCCCGAGCACCGTCACcacgccccctgcccccaacgCCCTCGCctgccccccagcgccaccccccCATTCCCGAGCACCAccacgcccctgcccccaacGCCATCGCCTGCCCCCCAGCGCCACCACCCCATTCCCGAGCACCGTCAccacgcccctgccccgccaTCGCCTGCCCCCCAACGCCACCGCCCCATTCCCGAGCACCGTCAccacgccccctgccccccagcaccatcGCCTGCCCCCCAGCGCCACCACCCTGTTCCCGAGCACTGTCACCGTCACAGCGCCACCACCCCATTCCCGAGCACCGTCAccacgccccctgcccccagcgccatCGCCTGCCCCCCAGCGCCACCACCCCATTCCCGAGCACCGTCAccacgccccctgcccccagcactatCGCCTGCCCCTAGCACCATCGCCCTGTTCCCGAGCACCGTCAccacgccccctgcccccagcaccctcGCCTGCCCCCAAGCACCATCGCCCTGTTCCCGAGCAGTCACCATCACAGCGCCACCACCCCATTCCCAAGCACCGTCACCACGCCCCCTGCCCCTAGCGCCAtcacctgccccccagcaccataGCCCTGTTCCCGAGCACTGTCACCGTCACAGCGCCACCACCCCAATCCCGAGCACCGTCACCACGCCCCTGGCACTGTCACCGTCACAGCGCCACCACCCCATTCCCGAGCACCGTCACCACGCCCCCTGCCCCATTACCTCCCAGCACCTTTGCTCcaaccccctcccgccccccagcgccaTCACCCACCGATGTCGGTGCCGGCGCTGCAGCCTGCGTGCCCATCGAGGTCCTCCAGGGACAGGATCTTGAAGGAGGCCAGCGGGGTGGAGCCCGGCTGCGTGGAGATCATGCCGCGGAAGCGCGTCACCGTCCAGGTGCGGACATGGTTATTATCGGCACAGACTGGAGGCCGGGGGATGGATTCATTTCACCAAAGGCTCCCTGCACCCCACTGCCTAAggtgctccctgccccccgccatGAACAGGACAACAGCTGGAACTAGGCCCCGTGcccctcccgacccacagcccccgctaccccagccccgagtccccctccctccccccagcccagccggtgcccttccctcccgacccacagcccctgctactccagtcctgggtccccccagcccagccagtgcccctccctcccgacccacagcccctgctactccagtcctgggtccccccagcccagccagtgcccctcactcccgacccacagcccctgctacccagtcctgggtcccctccctccccagcccagccagtgcccctccctcccgaccacCATCCCCTGCTACTCCCGCCCcgactccccctccctccccccaggccagCCAAtggccctcactcccgacccgcagcccctgctagcccagccctgggtccccagcccagccagtgcccctcactcccgacccacagcccagccccggtCCCCCTCTCTAGGCCAgccagtgcccctccctcccgacccgcagcccccccgttGCCCGGCCGGACAGCAGCACCCACCCGAGATGAGGTGCTTCTCGGACAGCATGATCCTGGTGACGGGGCTGCGGTGGACGGTGAAGGTCTGGAAGAGCTGGGGCCCCGAGCCCACCGTCTCCGGGTGCTGCACGATCACCCGCACCGTCCCCGAGCTGGTCCCGTAGGCAATCTCGATCCAGTTCCCGCTGTCGCCTGCGGGGCCCCAGGTCAGCCGGGCagagctcccccaccccgcccgggTCACGGCCCAGCCCGAGCCACAGGTCAGtggggggcaatggggagaggacTTGGAACATCCAATGCACTATAGGAACCAcagccagggggctgggagccaggactcctgggttctccctgctctgggaggggagtggggtctactggttagagcaggcagggctgggagccaggactcctgggttctctcccccgctctgggagggaaggggagtgtagtggttagagcggggaggtcagggagccaggactcctgggttccgttacTGACTCCCTGGATGTCTGGGGACagtccttttccttctggggcgTGGGGCTGACCCCTggattctggggcagggtgagggtggggcaggCCTCTTACTTGTCTTGGGGGTGAGGTAGACGCTGAGGGCGGTGACGGCGTCCTCCGAGGGGTCGCGGTACAGCTCCGTCACCAGCAGGTCGTTGTCCTTCATGCGCAGGGGGAACTTCTGCACATCTGGGGGGGGCACGGACGtcagcccagccccagcacctgcagccccctgcccccgtcAGCCTGGCGGGGCCAGAGCTAGCCCCAGGCTACCCGCAgggcccacccccagcctggggccctgcccctagGCAGCAGCAGGGCTTGGCGAGGGCAGCGCcggcggggggtgtgtgtgtgtgtgtctgaaagAGGCTCCGCCCCCATCACCACGCAGCCTAGTGGTTAGTGCACCAGGCTGGGACGCAGGAGACCGGGGATCAGTTCCCTCCCGCTGGCACTGCATCTGCCTGACCCCCAGGCCCCCGTGCGGCTGGCAGAGCCGGGCCCTGGGGCCGGTGGGAGAGCGGCTG includes:
- the SHKBP1 gene encoding SH3KBP1-binding protein 1 isoform X2; its protein translation is MKFTGSSLLSGRISTLKDETGAIFIDRDPTVFAPILNFLRTKELDPRGVNISLLLHEAEFYGITPLVRRLQLREELDRSACGSVLFNGYLPPPVFPAKRRNRHSVAGPQVAARLHSAAERAPVRRSNTLPPTLGQAGLLGRLLEERGLGAGPASDPGMVRIVCGHHNWIAVAYAQFLVCYRMKETSGWQQVFCSPRLDWLIERVALNAKVLGGSLGEQDKMVAVASCSEIILWALPADGNGSEIGVFHLGVPVEALFFVGSQLIATSHTGKIGVWNAVTKHWQIQDVVPISSYDAAGTFLLLGCHNGSIYYVDVQKFPLRMKDNDLLVTELYRDPSEDAVTALSVYLTPKTSDSGNWIEIAYGTSSGTVRVIVQHPETVGSGPQLFQTFTVHRSPVTRIMLSEKHLISVCADNNHVRTWTVTRFRGMISTQPGSTPLASFKILSLEDLDGHAGCSAGTDIGPFGERDDQQVFIQKVVPDASQVFVRLSSTGKRICEVRSVDSTAITSFTVHECEGSSRIGSRPRRYLFTGHANGSLQMWDLTTAMEMLGKPPEVGGLSEEELLQQLEQCDLALTRTPDMSPACSFAHPGTPQASSTSLQSQGSDGARDRPAKGAASPGLLLSSARASLLLPRPREGPFPVLTASQSSLNRGEGPAPEPCPRRPAEGPDGDPRAPHGLRGGGSFVERCHELARSSGLEGRRPGPAGEPGAKGRVLLRAPGMPARRPPGASPTPSVRTLPPALPGSGSSSSPSAASEALPIVPLAAPKAQLNETSF
- the SHKBP1 gene encoding SH3KBP1-binding protein 1 isoform X1; amino-acid sequence: MQSGAQRCCCAVESSSHLCLSLNSSLLSGRISTLKDETGAIFIDRDPTVFAPILNFLRTKELDPRGVNISLLLHEAEFYGITPLVRRLQLREELDRSACGSVLFNGYLPPPVFPAKRRNRHSVAGPQVAARLHSAAERAPVRRSNTLPPTLGQAGLLGRLLEERGLGAGPASDPGMVRIVCGHHNWIAVAYAQFLVCYRMKETSGWQQVFCSPRLDWLIERVALNAKVLGGSLGEQDKMVAVASCSEIILWALPADGNGSEIGVFHLGVPVEALFFVGSQLIATSHTGKIGVWNAVTKHWQIQDVVPISSYDAAGTFLLLGCHNGSIYYVDVQKFPLRMKDNDLLVTELYRDPSEDAVTALSVYLTPKTSDSGNWIEIAYGTSSGTVRVIVQHPETVGSGPQLFQTFTVHRSPVTRIMLSEKHLISVCADNNHVRTWTVTRFRGMISTQPGSTPLASFKILSLEDLDGHAGCSAGTDIGPFGERDDQQVFIQKVVPDASQVFVRLSSTGKRICEVRSVDSTAITSFTVHECEGSSRIGSRPRRYLFTGHANGSLQMWDLTTAMEMLGKPPEVGGLSEEELLQQLEQCDLALTRTPDMSPACSFAHPGTPQASSTSLQSQGSDGARDRPAKGAASPGLLLSSARASLLLPRPREGPFPVLTASQSSLNRGEGPAPEPCPRRPAEGPDGDPRAPHGLRGGGSFVERCHELARSSGLEGRRPGPAGEPGAKGRVLLRAPGMPARRPPGASPTPSVRTLPPALPGSGSSSSPSAASEALPIVPLAAPKAQLNETSF